The proteins below come from a single bacterium genomic window:
- a CDS encoding replication initiator protein A produces MASTALPLAFSSIAPESFNHEQLKRKVIPLGFSRDEMNLAEFPLTVLSTRTNPTIKTLEFKDSVRLKTGDVVEREWVVTAADKFGLPTATDDDVVLGLIQLTMAHGFSDRKVYFSRYELLKALQWTTEGRSYQRLTKSLDRLSGVRIKASNAFFDNSSKAFQTCNFGIIDAYEINDSRSSSKNHATEGQKSFFIWSEVIFDSFKSGYIKKLDLDLYFQLDSAVSRRLYRYLDKHFYYRSVLEKPLLQFAFEKVGLSRTYRYASSIKQQLNPALNELVKSGFIQNYEYFEKAGEHYIRLFSGSLKEAPQERPTPDDKALDANSDFSSSGHSYQFSLKSQSSRALEPTKIHSKINQREAASSSHSRAEIDYKLVGMLVDRGLVKTQAEKLLLGKTSDELKQIYNILEYVDYLIAHKDPRISRSPQGFIYRAVEKPFRFVIPRTFLQRNLGTSARRPEPQRPEQQIFRSASSTNQPSAQYKDYVRLTVEKYKQQLTADELMQIRATLERKMSSLKAVLDSSHFSAAIEGCLNDELARRAQVVDLKNYSKTQQKLRTI; encoded by the coding sequence ATGGCATCAACTGCGTTACCACTTGCTTTTAGTTCAATCGCTCCTGAAAGTTTTAACCACGAGCAGTTGAAAAGAAAAGTTATTCCCCTTGGTTTTTCTCGAGACGAGATGAACCTTGCAGAGTTTCCACTCACGGTGCTTTCCACGCGAACAAATCCAACGATTAAGACACTGGAATTTAAAGATTCTGTACGACTGAAAACTGGGGATGTTGTTGAGCGCGAGTGGGTTGTAACAGCTGCTGATAAATTTGGGCTCCCTACAGCAACAGATGATGACGTAGTTTTGGGATTAATCCAATTAACGATGGCCCATGGGTTTAGCGACAGGAAAGTATACTTTAGCCGCTATGAGCTATTAAAGGCCCTACAGTGGACAACCGAAGGTCGAAGCTACCAAAGGCTGACAAAGAGCCTTGATCGCCTAAGCGGTGTGAGAATCAAAGCATCAAACGCTTTTTTTGATAATAGCAGCAAAGCATTTCAGACTTGTAACTTTGGAATTATCGATGCCTACGAGATTAATGATTCGCGCTCAAGTAGCAAAAATCACGCGACTGAAGGGCAAAAAAGCTTTTTTATTTGGAGCGAAGTAATCTTTGATTCGTTTAAATCTGGTTACATCAAGAAGCTCGATCTAGATCTCTATTTTCAACTGGATAGTGCCGTAAGTCGCAGGCTTTATCGTTATTTAGACAAGCATTTCTATTACCGCTCAGTGCTCGAAAAACCGCTTTTACAGTTTGCCTTTGAAAAGGTTGGGCTATCGCGCACATATCGCTACGCTTCATCGATTAAGCAACAGCTTAATCCAGCGCTGAATGAACTTGTAAAATCAGGCTTTATTCAAAATTATGAGTATTTTGAGAAAGCAGGAGAGCACTACATTCGGCTTTTTTCGGGAAGCTTAAAAGAGGCCCCGCAGGAACGCCCTACTCCAGACGATAAAGCACTTGATGCAAACAGCGATTTTTCTTCTTCCGGGCACAGTTATCAATTTAGCTTAAAATCACAAAGCTCTCGAGCGCTAGAGCCAACTAAGATTCATTCTAAGATTAATCAACGTGAAGCCGCCTCGTCCTCCCACTCACGTGCAGAGATTGACTACAAGCTCGTAGGAATGTTGGTCGATCGCGGACTAGTAAAAACTCAAGCGGAAAAGCTTTTACTTGGGAAAACAAGCGATGAACTCAAGCAAATCTACAATATTCTTGAATACGTCGATTATTTAATTGCCCATAAAGATCCAAGAATTTCACGCAGCCCTCAAGGGTTTATTTACCGTGCAGTGGAGAAGCCCTTTCGCTTTGTGATTCCAAGAACTTTTTTACAGCGTAACTTGGGAACTTCTGCTAGAAGGCCAGAACCGCAAAGGCCAGAGCAGCAAATTTTCCGTTCAGCCAGCTCAACAAATCAGCCCTCGGCACAATACAAAGACTACGTGCGTTTAACTGTTGAGAAATATAAACAGCAGCTTACTGCAGATGAGCTCATGCAAATCCGTGCAACACTTGAGCGTAAAATGTCTTCGCTTAAGGCCGTGCTCGATAGTAGCCACTTTAGTGCGGCAATTGAAGGCTGCTTGAATGATGAGTTGGCACGACGTGCTCAGGTTGTAGATCTTAAAAATTATAGCAAAACTCAGCAAAAATTAAGAACAATCTAA
- a CDS encoding ParA family protein — translation MLEGKSVAVTFSVVNQKGGVGKTTTSANLAAGLSEHGKRVLLIDLDAQANLSAHFGLRPDDEENEESLTMYEVLRYGKSLKDVVQNIRKNLDLAPASLLLSAADLELGGVIGRELLLRKALETVQKDYDFIIIDCPPSLGLLALNGLVACERVIVPVQSEYLALHGVRQLLDTIDQVRSAYNPKLKVGGVLLCLHDARLRLARSVADTIREYFGDLVFETVIRTNVALAEAPAQGSSIFEYDAKSIGAEDYKQLAEEVISRVTKEA, via the coding sequence ATGCTGGAGGGCAAATCTGTGGCCGTTACGTTTTCAGTGGTAAATCAAAAAGGTGGAGTTGGTAAAACTACCACCTCGGCAAATCTTGCAGCTGGTCTTTCAGAGCACGGAAAAAGGGTTTTGTTGATTGACCTCGATGCGCAAGCAAACTTGTCAGCGCACTTTGGACTGCGTCCTGATGACGAGGAAAACGAAGAATCGCTTACGATGTATGAAGTGCTACGCTACGGGAAAAGCTTAAAAGACGTAGTTCAAAATATTCGCAAAAATTTAGACCTTGCTCCTGCAAGCTTATTACTTAGTGCGGCAGACCTTGAGCTTGGCGGGGTGATTGGAAGAGAGCTTTTACTAAGAAAGGCCCTGGAAACAGTGCAAAAAGATTATGATTTTATCATTATCGATTGCCCACCTTCACTTGGGCTTTTAGCCTTAAATGGCCTTGTGGCCTGTGAACGTGTGATCGTTCCTGTGCAAAGCGAATATCTGGCGTTACACGGCGTGCGGCAGCTTCTAGATACGATTGATCAAGTCAGAAGCGCCTATAACCCAAAACTAAAAGTCGGCGGAGTGCTACTTTGCTTACATGATGCAAGGTTGCGTTTAGCTAGAAGTGTTGCTGATACAATCAGGGAATACTTTGGCGACCTTGTCTTTGAAACTGTCATTCGCACAAACGTAGCACTAGCCGAAGCTCCAGCTCAGGGGAGCTCGATTTTTGAATACGACGCCAAATCAATTGGTGCAGAAGACTATAAACAACTTGCCGAGGAGGTAATTTCGCGTGTCACGAAAGAAGCTTAA
- a CDS encoding ParB/RepB/Spo0J family partition protein — MSRKKLKLQNNPLLSGPSLAGRNKFGSPYREILLSEIDVDPNQPRRVFETEGLSELAASIKEYGVLCPLLVRALDGGSFRLIAGERRFRAAKLAGLKSVPVIVDSADDDEAILPKQLVENLQRKDLTPLERAQAFGELSESLGLSVRDLAKKLGVSKSLVQRSLDVLSLPDDLKKALLDGYPESKVLLLATVKDKDKRKQLLKGIDSMSRSELEVEVGGKKKAKVGKLSHRGTISTGETYRLSPADERLQQEFQRALGTKVVLQRKPGDIHGKIVIEFYSEDDLSELFRRLVFMGDDNQAPLN, encoded by the coding sequence GTGTCACGAAAGAAGCTTAAATTACAAAATAATCCCCTACTAAGCGGCCCAAGTCTTGCTGGGCGAAACAAATTTGGCAGCCCTTACCGTGAAATTTTACTTTCTGAAATTGATGTTGACCCGAATCAGCCGCGGCGGGTGTTTGAAACGGAAGGTCTTTCAGAGCTTGCTGCTTCGATCAAAGAATATGGAGTTTTATGTCCCCTACTTGTCCGCGCACTTGATGGCGGGAGTTTTCGCTTAATTGCCGGCGAGAGGCGTTTTCGGGCAGCTAAGCTTGCTGGACTTAAGTCAGTACCCGTGATTGTTGATAGTGCAGATGATGACGAGGCGATTCTGCCAAAGCAGCTTGTGGAGAATCTTCAACGTAAAGACTTAACCCCACTTGAACGCGCCCAAGCATTTGGAGAATTAAGTGAAAGCTTAGGACTTAGCGTTAGAGATTTAGCGAAGAAGCTTGGAGTTTCTAAGTCTCTGGTGCAGCGTTCACTTGATGTATTAAGTTTGCCAGATGACCTAAAAAAAGCCCTCTTAGACGGCTATCCAGAATCAAAAGTGCTGTTACTAGCTACTGTTAAAGATAAAGACAAAAGAAAGCAGCTCCTTAAGGGTATAGACTCGATGAGCCGCTCTGAGCTTGAAGTAGAAGTTGGAGGGAAAAAGAAAGCTAAGGTAGGCAAACTGTCCCACCGTGGGACAATTTCAACTGGAGAGACCTATCGACTTTCTCCGGCGGATGAAAGACTGCAGCAAGAGTTTCAGCGCGCGCTTGGCACGAAGGTAGTCTTACAGAGAAAGCCTGGAGACATTCACGGGAAAATTGTAATTGAGTTTTATTCTGAGGATGACTTATCAGAGCTCTTCCGTCGTTTAGTTTTTATGGGCGATGATAATCAAGCTCCTCTAAATTAA
- a CDS encoding polyprenyl synthetase family protein: protein MDTSKKIESIHGLIGDKLASTLSPYRELYHKEAHSVLPPGKLIRPTLLCLFGEAFGLTFEELVHPAIAVELIHVSSLIHDDLPDLDNSPTRRGKPSSHVAFGSASALLTGDALVARAIHLLVAGSYNDAAKTLLTREMTKAYELLCVGQLQDLELTKLGKNEPTREMREVCYRNKTGALFSFSLLAPTIIAFSKGMNCRQLFEIIDDLGISLGLLFQIKDDLDDVDGSDFEAAKEWEKVVENKIEKSFVEISTKLNLNLNFFQQYYQQIFKL, encoded by the coding sequence ATGGATACTAGCAAAAAAATCGAATCAATTCATGGACTTATTGGTGATAAACTAGCCTCAACACTTTCCCCATATCGAGAGCTATACCACAAGGAAGCGCACTCAGTTTTACCTCCAGGGAAGCTAATTCGCCCTACCCTACTTTGTCTTTTTGGTGAGGCTTTTGGGCTTACATTTGAAGAGCTAGTGCACCCTGCAATTGCAGTAGAACTAATCCATGTAAGCTCTCTTATTCATGATGATTTACCCGACCTTGATAATTCACCTACGAGACGTGGTAAGCCTTCGAGTCATGTTGCTTTTGGTAGCGCCAGTGCACTTTTGACTGGAGACGCGCTGGTTGCGCGGGCAATTCACTTACTTGTTGCTGGGTCTTACAATGATGCTGCTAAGACGTTACTTACTCGTGAAATGACAAAAGCCTATGAGCTACTCTGTGTTGGGCAGCTTCAAGACTTAGAACTTACAAAATTGGGTAAAAATGAACCTACTCGTGAAATGAGAGAAGTCTGTTATCGAAATAAGACTGGGGCTCTTTTTTCTTTTTCTCTTTTAGCGCCTACGATAATTGCATTTTCAAAGGGCATGAATTGTAGGCAATTATTTGAAATAATTGATGATTTAGGAATTTCCTTAGGGCTTCTTTTTCAAATCAAAGACGATTTAGATGACGTAGATGGAAGTGATTTTGAAGCGGCAAAAGAATGGGAGAAGGTTGTAGAGAACAAGATCGAAAAATCTTTTGTCGAGATTTCTACAAAGCTAAATTTAAATCTTAATTTTTTTCAGCAGTACTATCAGCAGATTTTCAAACTGTAA
- a CDS encoding integron integrase gives MQQENLKPKLLDQMRMVMRLNHMSLATEKAYINWAKRFILFHRKQHPKNLGTNAIVQFLSYLAVNKHVAAATQNQALNSLVFLYREVLKLEIGNFTGIYWAKQQKHIPVVLSKREVKLILEQLHGVHYLIACLLYGTGMRLTEALKLRVKDLDFERNMILVRDAKGNKDRVVPFPLFLKMPLEKQLEKSKAIHDHDISQGFGKTILPYALSKKYPSACSEWKWQFVFPSSKRSIDPRSKQESRWHIYPSIMQNSLAKAIKTIGLNKKVGCHTFRHSFATHLLESGTDIRTLQVLLGHNDLKTTMIYTHVTLEKGIGTKSPLDSISLMHKVV, from the coding sequence ATGCAACAAGAAAATTTAAAGCCAAAACTACTTGATCAAATGCGCATGGTAATGCGCTTAAATCATATGAGCCTTGCGACTGAAAAGGCCTATATCAACTGGGCAAAACGGTTTATTCTATTTCATCGCAAGCAACATCCCAAAAATCTTGGGACAAATGCAATTGTGCAGTTTCTCTCCTATCTCGCAGTTAACAAGCACGTAGCTGCTGCCACACAAAATCAAGCTCTAAATTCATTGGTTTTTCTTTATCGTGAAGTTCTAAAGTTAGAAATCGGCAATTTCACTGGCATCTACTGGGCTAAACAACAAAAACACATCCCTGTCGTGCTAAGTAAACGAGAAGTTAAATTGATCCTAGAGCAACTTCACGGGGTTCATTACTTAATTGCATGCCTGCTCTATGGCACTGGTATGCGCCTCACTGAAGCTCTTAAACTGCGTGTAAAAGATTTAGATTTTGAAAGAAATATGATTTTGGTCCGCGACGCTAAGGGAAATAAAGATCGAGTTGTCCCCTTTCCGCTTTTCCTAAAAATGCCTCTAGAAAAACAGTTGGAAAAATCAAAAGCAATTCATGATCATGACATTTCTCAAGGATTTGGCAAAACAATTCTTCCTTATGCTTTAAGTAAAAAATACCCCAGTGCTTGTAGTGAATGGAAATGGCAATTTGTTTTTCCATCATCCAAAAGATCAATCGACCCGCGCTCGAAACAGGAAAGTCGCTGGCATATCTACCCCTCGATTATGCAAAATTCCCTTGCAAAAGCTATCAAAACGATCGGCTTAAACAAAAAAGTTGGCTGCCATACTTTCAGACACTCTTTTGCTACACACCTGCTCGAGTCGGGCACTGATATACGAACACTTCAAGTTCTACTTGGTCACAATGATCTTAAAACTACGATGATTTACACTCATGTAACTCTGGAAAAAGGAATCGGGACAAAAAGCCCGCTCGATTCGATTTCATTGATGCACAAAGTAGTATAA
- a CDS encoding ORF6N domain-containing protein, with the protein MQKVEQAIEKSIYLIRDQKVMLDEDLSRLYQVRTKALVQAVKRNLNRFPQDFMFQLTTEEYSGLRSQIVTSSGKPGRRALPYAFTEHGVAMLSSVLNSERAVEVNIAIVRAFIKMREMISTNKELSERLNKLEKRYDAQFRVVFNSIRELIDTKPKQIVEPVKKKKIGFGNN; encoded by the coding sequence ATGCAGAAAGTAGAGCAAGCCATTGAAAAATCTATATATTTAATTCGAGATCAAAAGGTAATGCTGGATGAAGATCTTTCGCGCCTATATCAAGTGCGCACAAAAGCGCTGGTTCAAGCTGTGAAAAGAAACTTAAACAGATTCCCGCAAGATTTCATGTTTCAGCTAACTACTGAGGAATATTCAGGTTTACGGTCACAAATTGTGACCTCAAGCGGAAAGCCTGGTAGAAGAGCTTTGCCTTATGCTTTTACAGAGCATGGAGTTGCGATGCTATCCAGTGTTTTGAATAGCGAAAGAGCAGTAGAGGTAAACATTGCAATCGTTCGCGCCTTTATCAAGATGAGAGAAATGATCTCAACGAACAAAGAACTCTCTGAAAGATTGAATAAACTCGAAAAGCGATATGACGCTCAATTCAGAGTTGTATTTAATAGCATTCGAGAATTAATCGATACGAAGCCAAAGCAAATCGTTGAGCCTGTTAAAAAGAAAAAGATTGGTTTTGGGAACAATTAA
- a CDS encoding restriction endonuclease: MAKKNQSRRLTNQHKQSQGVVGIFGEDAKSHDRSVGKVSKVIIEQFESEYPQLSFRYRETIKKEEINEALKKVDPTLGQTLFVSNSSIKPDGGIIEVRDDNGDWRVILVAEAKHQGKDVENIKNGLQVGTKNDQDLMAAGNAIERAHKNISEIANLMLSECHFPYVLFLEGSNFLTETITITRPDGRIVTLEYNSGMLNRLDRLTAANYGMPMNTNLCVNKFIKHKNKTIMLQAASIYSQGRGEKWDVEKMYEIMLEISKTSLKVLGSDLFTQITSNK; the protein is encoded by the coding sequence ATGGCTAAGAAAAACCAGTCGCGAAGGCTAACAAATCAACACAAACAATCGCAAGGCGTAGTTGGAATTTTTGGGGAAGATGCGAAATCACACGACCGTTCAGTTGGCAAAGTCTCAAAAGTAATCATTGAGCAGTTTGAAAGCGAATATCCTCAGTTATCTTTTCGATACAGAGAGACCATAAAAAAGGAAGAAATCAACGAAGCACTAAAAAAAGTTGACCCTACATTGGGTCAGACACTGTTTGTTTCAAATTCCAGCATCAAACCTGATGGGGGAATAATTGAGGTAAGAGACGACAATGGAGATTGGAGAGTCATCTTAGTGGCCGAGGCCAAACATCAAGGAAAAGACGTAGAGAATATAAAAAATGGTTTACAAGTCGGTACAAAAAACGATCAGGATTTAATGGCTGCTGGAAATGCAATAGAAAGAGCCCATAAAAATATATCAGAAATAGCCAATTTGATGCTGTCTGAGTGTCATTTCCCGTACGTTTTGTTCCTTGAAGGGTCAAATTTTCTAACAGAAACTATCACAATTACAAGACCCGACGGAAGGATCGTAACTCTAGAGTATAATTCAGGTATGTTAAACAGACTAGATAGACTGACTGCCGCAAACTATGGAATGCCTATGAATACAAATTTATGCGTTAATAAATTCATTAAACACAAGAATAAAACTATAATGCTTCAAGCTGCTTCTATTTACTCTCAGGGTCGAGGTGAAAAATGGGACGTCGAGAAAATGTATGAAATAATGCTAGAGATTTCCAAAACGTCACTTAAAGTTTTGGGGAGCGATCTATTTACCCAGATTACATCCAATAAATAG
- a CDS encoding adenine-specific methyltransferase EcoRI family protein, which translates to MARNATNKLLQKAKKSKSDEFYTQLCDIESELGFYKTHFKDKVVYCNCDDPRISNFFKYFALNFEELGIKKLITSCYREQRADLFSEKSDESGFFFEYTNADDEKNKLNSIKVKPFKGSGDFRSAECIELLKKSDIVVTNPPFSLFREYVEQLVKYDKKFLIIGNVNAITYKEIFKLIKDNRAWLGINLGRGVSGFIVPEHYELYGTEARIDEFGNRIVSPNNCLWLTNLDTFKRHQDILLKKKYYGNEHEYPRYDNYDGININRTEDIPLDYEGAMGVPITFLHKFNPDQFELIKFRKGNDGKDLSVNGKCPYFRILIKNKRIQRQSNMPIPYNNQIERMLKHRSF; encoded by the coding sequence ATGGCAAGAAATGCGACAAACAAATTACTGCAGAAAGCAAAAAAGTCAAAAAGCGACGAGTTCTACACGCAGCTTTGCGATATTGAAAGCGAATTAGGTTTTTACAAAACACACTTCAAGGACAAAGTCGTTTACTGTAATTGCGACGACCCAAGAATAAGCAATTTTTTTAAATATTTTGCTCTCAATTTCGAAGAACTTGGAATTAAGAAATTGATTACCTCTTGCTATAGAGAGCAACGCGCCGATCTTTTTAGTGAAAAAAGTGATGAAAGCGGATTTTTCTTTGAATACACAAATGCTGATGATGAGAAAAATAAACTTAATTCAATTAAAGTAAAACCATTCAAAGGGAGTGGTGATTTTCGCAGCGCTGAGTGCATCGAGTTATTAAAAAAATCAGATATTGTTGTCACCAATCCGCCTTTCTCACTATTTAGGGAGTATGTTGAGCAATTAGTCAAATACGATAAAAAGTTTTTAATCATCGGAAATGTGAATGCAATTACATACAAAGAGATCTTTAAGCTGATCAAGGATAATAGAGCTTGGCTTGGAATAAATCTAGGCAGAGGGGTTTCTGGTTTTATCGTTCCCGAACACTATGAACTTTATGGAACGGAGGCTCGTATTGATGAGTTTGGTAACAGGATTGTATCGCCAAACAATTGCTTATGGCTTACAAATCTTGATACTTTTAAACGACATCAAGATATTTTGCTTAAAAAGAAATATTATGGGAATGAGCATGAGTATCCAAGATATGATAATTATGATGGGATTAATATTAATAGAACAGAAGATATACCTCTGGACTATGAAGGAGCTATGGGGGTGCCAATAACATTCCTACACAAATTCAACCCAGATCAGTTTGAACTAATTAAATTTAGAAAGGGAAATGATGGAAAGGACTTGTCAGTCAACGGTAAGTGTCCATATTTCAGAATACTTATCAAGAACAAGCGCATTCAGAGACAATCCAATATGCCGATCCCGTATAACAATCAAATCGAGCGGATGCTGAAGCACCGCTCATTTTAA
- a CDS encoding ABC transporter substrate-binding protein — MTKRFIFTFVFLIAFSFNLPLFAETKVGVIVPLSGALAEYGVAIRNGIQMAQKDNPELFASCNFLYEDSKYDPKTAISAFNKLVSSDKINIAYNFGGPTSAAIAPVASKTKTPSLLWTTDPSAVARYEYVIRFTNDAIEFTKSLANYLNSNNQKRLGVVITENQYLNSILNGLKTSLVPGQTLEVIDTVQPSDTDFRSIVTKLQKNSYDSIGVFMLSGQIGQFYRQLQQQNKLTATFGTDFFESSTEIKSAEGGMNGAVYTNNTVPSSFAQKYKSLYGNDLQLTYAGNGYDFATLACRTLAKQQSAEGIMSILEAAENRSGVLGNYNFIKTAAGDKFFRFPVAVKKIEGSEFKDL; from the coding sequence ATGACTAAAAGATTTATTTTCACTTTTGTTTTCTTAATTGCCTTTTCATTTAACTTGCCATTATTTGCCGAAACGAAAGTCGGCGTGATCGTTCCATTGTCTGGTGCTCTTGCAGAATATGGGGTCGCTATTCGAAACGGAATTCAAATGGCGCAAAAAGATAATCCCGAACTATTTGCTTCATGTAATTTTCTTTACGAAGACTCTAAATACGATCCAAAGACTGCAATAAGTGCTTTTAATAAATTGGTTAGTTCCGACAAAATTAATATAGCCTATAATTTTGGAGGGCCGACATCAGCGGCAATTGCTCCTGTAGCGAGCAAGACAAAAACTCCTTCATTGCTATGGACTACTGATCCAAGTGCAGTAGCTCGGTATGAATATGTAATTAGATTTACAAATGATGCTATTGAATTTACAAAATCCTTAGCAAATTATCTGAACTCAAATAATCAAAAGCGTCTTGGAGTTGTAATAACTGAGAATCAATATCTAAACAGTATTCTCAATGGGTTAAAGACAAGCTTAGTACCTGGGCAAACATTAGAAGTCATAGACACTGTTCAGCCATCTGATACAGACTTTCGATCTATCGTGACAAAGTTGCAAAAAAATTCGTATGATTCTATTGGAGTCTTTATGTTGTCAGGACAAATCGGACAATTTTATAGACAACTTCAGCAGCAAAATAAACTCACTGCCACATTTGGCACCGACTTTTTTGAAAGTTCAACGGAAATAAAATCAGCGGAAGGTGGAATGAACGGCGCCGTTTACACTAACAACACCGTACCATCCAGTTTCGCTCAAAAATACAAATCTCTATACGGAAATGATTTGCAACTTACCTATGCAGGTAATGGATACGATTTCGCTACATTAGCTTGCAGAACGCTTGCTAAACAACAATCTGCCGAAGGAATAATGAGTATCTTAGAGGCAGCAGAAAATAGATCAGGAGTTTTAGGAAATTATAATTTTATCAAAACAGCTGCGGGGGACAAATTCTTCCGATTTCCAGTCGCAGTGAAGAAAATTGAAGGATCTGAGTTTAAGGATCTATAG
- a CDS encoding TIGR02391 family protein has protein sequence MTDSIFENLPPVDQLEFSDPADIAARILPELISRWESSRRGLSFHNLTLGNDLPEECYLAMSEGLSWLIREGLLVQAPGQQGGWYVPSKRARQLKTAINFKSFKAESLLPHALLHPDVAKTCHANFVSGNYNSAVFNAFKEVEVAVRTAANLTDSDIGVNLVRKAFHPDTGTLSDKTQLPAEREALANLFAGAIGSYKNPSSHRKVKIDPAQAVEMILLASHLYKIVEARVPNP, from the coding sequence ATGACGGATTCAATTTTCGAAAATTTACCTCCGGTAGATCAACTTGAGTTCTCTGATCCTGCCGATATTGCAGCTCGCATTCTGCCGGAGCTGATTTCACGATGGGAATCCAGTCGACGAGGACTGAGCTTTCATAACTTAACACTTGGAAATGATCTGCCAGAAGAATGTTACTTAGCCATGTCTGAGGGACTTTCGTGGTTAATTCGCGAAGGATTATTAGTTCAAGCGCCTGGACAACAGGGCGGTTGGTATGTTCCCTCCAAACGCGCAAGACAACTAAAGACGGCAATAAATTTCAAATCATTCAAGGCTGAATCTTTACTACCGCATGCTTTGCTTCATCCTGATGTGGCAAAAACATGTCATGCAAATTTTGTCTCCGGAAATTACAACTCTGCGGTTTTTAATGCTTTCAAAGAAGTCGAAGTTGCCGTTAGAACCGCAGCCAATCTCACAGATTCAGACATTGGGGTAAATTTGGTTCGTAAAGCATTTCACCCTGACACAGGCACTTTGAGCGATAAAACCCAGCTTCCAGCCGAACGCGAAGCTCTCGCAAACTTATTTGCAGGTGCAATCGGCTCCTACAAAAATCCTTCAAGTCATCGCAAAGTGAAGATTGATCCAGCACAGGCGGTTGAAATGATTCTTTTAGCTAGCCATCTTTATAAGATTGTTGAGGCGCGGGTGCCCAATCCATAG
- a CDS encoding class I SAM-dependent methyltransferase: MTDTYREHGEVCAKFYQLTVDSSAVAEFILCNSPARPTEKALFVGGMFDIAGALHRYGLDITVVDYTPEMVALGRRALPTVRIEQADLRKLPYQNEFDHVFVVGRVFTHMISNEDLHLALASCRKALRAGGHLFFDNYEDTKIRVTNYFNGTVRAESNASKIERNSATTLLSESPYIVSWRARYTGDIEGRPFDFSDAMEHRAWSRQEIVPFLKNAQFKLIKQGLNFDETSFFNLAQAV, from the coding sequence ATGACTGATACCTATCGAGAACACGGAGAAGTTTGCGCAAAGTTCTACCAGCTTACGGTCGATTCAAGTGCTGTCGCGGAATTCATACTTTGCAACTCTCCTGCGCGTCCGACTGAGAAAGCTCTCTTTGTTGGTGGCATGTTCGATATTGCCGGTGCGTTGCACAGATACGGATTAGACATAACTGTAGTAGACTATACGCCAGAGATGGTTGCTCTTGGTCGAAGGGCTCTTCCAACTGTTCGAATAGAGCAAGCTGACTTAAGAAAACTTCCTTATCAAAATGAATTTGATCATGTTTTTGTTGTAGGGCGTGTTTTTACACACATGATTTCAAATGAGGATTTACATCTCGCTTTGGCAAGCTGCCGGAAGGCACTCCGCGCAGGCGGGCACCTCTTTTTTGATAACTATGAAGACACAAAGATTCGGGTAACAAATTACTTTAACGGGACTGTGCGTGCCGAATCGAATGCTTCAAAGATTGAGCGGAATTCAGCAACGACGCTTCTTTCCGAGTCTCCCTATATAGTCTCTTGGCGGGCTCGCTATACTGGCGATATTGAGGGAAGACCTTTTGATTTTTCGGATGCAATGGAACATAGGGCTTGGTCGCGGCAAGAAATCGTACCTTTCTTAAAAAATGCGCAGTTCAAACTGATTAAACAGGGTCTTAATTTTGATGAAACTAGCTTTTTTAATCTCGCCCAAGCTGTATAA
- a CDS encoding BrnT family toxin, with protein MSNIRFTWDLAKATQNRRKHGVSFEEAQSVFYDDYAQLAPDPDHSKEEDRFILLGRSSQMRLLIVCHCYRESDSVIRIISARKATKKEQRAYPG; from the coding sequence GTGAGCAATATTAGATTTACCTGGGACCTGGCTAAAGCGACGCAAAACCGTCGTAAGCACGGAGTTTCTTTCGAAGAGGCACAATCTGTCTTTTATGACGACTATGCTCAATTAGCCCCAGATCCCGATCACTCTAAGGAAGAGGATCGTTTTATCTTACTCGGCCGTAGCAGCCAAATGAGACTACTCATTGTTTGCCACTGTTACCGAGAAAGTGATTCGGTAATTCGAATTATCTCAGCACGCAAAGCAACCAAAAAAGAACAACGGGCTTATCCAGGATGA